From a region of the Kwoniella newhampshirensis strain CBS 13917 chromosome 11, whole genome shotgun sequence genome:
- a CDS encoding mannose-6-phosphate isomerase, class I produces MTSNKIQRLLVKPNEYEWGKVGNDSMAARLTKNASEQGFEIKSDQTYAELWMGTHPTNPAYLFSSPKTLLSKHIQSDPSLLGSAAEKFKTPFDGAKGSGTEDQIEGHVPFLFKVLCCKQALPLQIHPNKELARKLHEKEPDKFPDTNHKPEIAVCLSPTFLGFAAFRPYHQIVSFLATVPEISQLSPRLQDDIKTFTSSPSGETLQKVWEGFLHLGDDEKVVKRFTERVKKDGKKAFEGLEKGIDEEEKGRLVKATESAGKYYPGDGGLFSSLFFLNLVELKKGEGMYVGADGPHAWLEGDIVELMAISDNVLNVGFMPSEEKDTVSLVAQTVTCTPKSIPEIKLDSQPFSSKSSTGKTTVYSTPFEEFSILRIQGDDTLKALDGPAVAIVLEGDWSAGDVQAGEGSKVEGGEGTVLFVGAGTETKWSVKDKGEVWMAFYDGDAGKDEVGEK; encoded by the exons ATGACCTCCAATAAGATCCAGCGATTGCTTGTCAAGCCCAACGAATATGAATGGGGGAAAGTGGGGAACGATTCGATGGCTGCGAGACTGACGAAGAATGCTTCGGAGCAAGGGTTCGAGATCAAGTCTGATCAGACGTATGCCGAG CTATGGATGGGAACCCACCCTACCAACCCTGCATACCTGTTTTCCTCGCCCAAAACCCTCTTGTCGAAACACATCCAATCCGATCCATCCTTGCTCGGTTCCGCCGCCGAGAAATTCAAGACCCCCTTCGACGGTGCGAAAGGGTCCGGAACGGAGGATCAGATAGAGGGACACGTGCCGTTCTTGTTCAAAGTGCTGTGTTGTAAGCAGGCCTTGCCGTTGCAGATTCATCCGAACAAGGAGTTGGCGAGGAAATTGCATGAGAAGGAGCCGGACAAGTTCCcaga CACAAATCACAAACCCGAAATCGCCGTCTGTCTATCCCCCACCTTCCTCGGCTTCGCAGCCTTCCGTCCATACCACCAAATCGTGTCTTTCCTAGCCACTGTCCCCGAGATCTCGCAACTTTCCCCCAGACTCCAAGACGACATCAAGACATTCACTTCGTCTCCTTCTGGCGAGACACTCCAGAAAGTGTGGGAGGGTTTCCTCCATctgggagatgatgagaaggtcGTGAAGCGTTTCAcggagagggtgaagaaggatgggaagaaggctttTGAGGGGTTGGAGAAAGggatcgatgaggaggaaaaaGGGAGACTGGTCAAAGCGACGGAGAGTGCGGGCAAATATTATCCGGGAGATGGAGGGTTGTTCTCGAGTCT gttcttcctcaacctcGTCGAGCTGAAAAAGGGCGAGGGGATGTATGTCGGTGCAGATGGACCTCATGCTTGGCtcgaaggtg ACATCGTCGAACTCATGGCGATCAGCGACAACGTCCTCAACGTCGGTTTCATGCCGTccgaagagaaagacaCCGTCTCGCTCGTCGCTCAAACCGTCACTTGCACACCCAAGTCCATCCCAGAAATCAAATTAGACTCGCAACCATTCTCCTCGAAATCGTCCACGGGGAAAACCACCGTCTATTCTACTCCGTTTGAGGAATTTTCGATCTTGAGAATCCAGGGCGATGATACTTTGAAAGCCTTGGATGGGCCCGCTGTCGCGATCGTCCTGGAAGGTGATTGGTCGGCGGGGGATGTACAGgcgggagaaggaagtaAAGTAGAAGGTGGGGAAGGGACGGTGTTGTTTGTAGGCGCCGGGACGGAGACCAAGTGGTCGGTCAAGGATAAAGGTGAGGTCTGGATGGCGTTCTATGATGGGGATGCGGGAAAAGACGAGGTGGGAGAGAAGTAG